A genomic segment from Candidatus Korarchaeum cryptofilum OPF8 encodes:
- a CDS encoding DUF354 domain-containing protein, whose product MIWIDIVNEANVRFWRRFLKKFGGQVFLTTRRKGSLVELLRAMIPIEAEVVGEWGASDYEKLISFAERVKELALLIADREVDLAVSKASVEQARVAFGLGIPYIAMNDNDIPPHIVTKLTFPLSTLSIVPECFSGPTYSETMRFRGLFEVSHVLDFMEDGEFVKSDLGLDEGDYIVVRYPPVASHYLKEGGPFESIVEKFLREKGIRAVKIMREGIIELPSGERVSASIDGISLISRSAGVISGGGTMAREAALLGVPSISLFPGEDPCVSKILLSEGLMRKVTDMKASDLPSVYDELRKEWESERLRERAREFLRGCEDPAEVLVRVIRSRS is encoded by the coding sequence TTGATCTGGATCGATATAGTGAATGAAGCCAACGTCAGGTTCTGGAGGAGGTTCCTGAAGAAGTTCGGAGGCCAAGTTTTCCTGACGACGAGGAGGAAGGGCTCTTTAGTTGAGCTCCTGAGGGCCATGATACCGATAGAGGCTGAAGTAGTTGGGGAATGGGGAGCTAGCGATTATGAGAAGCTAATATCATTCGCTGAGAGGGTAAAGGAGCTCGCGTTGCTTATAGCTGATAGGGAGGTTGATCTTGCGGTATCTAAGGCATCAGTTGAGCAGGCTAGAGTGGCCTTCGGCCTGGGGATACCTTATATAGCTATGAACGATAACGACATCCCTCCTCATATAGTGACGAAGCTCACCTTCCCACTCTCAACCCTATCCATAGTCCCCGAGTGTTTCTCAGGCCCCACTTACAGCGAGACTATGAGGTTCAGGGGGCTGTTCGAGGTCTCACACGTTTTGGATTTCATGGAGGATGGGGAGTTCGTGAAATCCGATCTAGGGCTAGATGAGGGGGATTACATCGTGGTCAGGTACCCGCCAGTGGCATCCCATTATCTGAAGGAGGGCGGCCCCTTCGAGAGTATCGTGGAGAAGTTCCTGAGGGAGAAGGGGATTCGAGCTGTCAAGATAATGAGGGAGGGGATCATAGAGCTGCCATCCGGGGAGAGGGTGAGTGCGAGTATAGATGGCATCTCCCTCATCTCCAGATCAGCTGGCGTGATATCCGGAGGGGGGACTATGGCCAGGGAAGCGGCTCTGCTGGGAGTACCTTCCATCTCCCTCTTCCCGGGCGAGGATCCCTGCGTGAGCAAGATACTATTGAGCGAGGGGCTCATGAGGAAGGTTACTGATATGAAAGCTAGCGATCTCCCCTCGGTTTACGATGAGCTCAGGAAGGAGTGGGAGAGCGAGAGGCTCAGGGAGAGGGCTAGGGAGTTCTTGAGGGGATGCGAGGATCCGGCTGAGGTCCTCGTGAGAGTTATAAGATCGAGATCATGA
- a CDS encoding DUF401 family protein, which produces MVDPVLSFAISIALLIGLLVMKQEVHIAVLASTISFGILTLGISFLESTFKGIFSRSTLSLVTAFSSALFLSYMMKVSGILDRITDFAVSLGPRFASIFIPILIGLIPMPGGALVSAMMMKEHYMERQKLDSDFATFINYWFRHVTIPVWPVFQSIIIASVILKTSVVRIIEATYPAAIASYVAGFLIFALGIRKYENSFERGNASYRALVNLWPFLLIIALIFLIKLPVDISLLISAILVTIYTRPSRKEVREGLKFALSFKILAVVIAVTMFTQYVYDSKAALALYNFMLARNIPALPLCFLITFIIGVTTAGEYVYTGTAFPLLSEIIGTSSNIKDIFLLMSYTGGYLGVMLSPVHLCLVLTLEYYKARYSGVYKYLVPAVVISLVLTFLLSLLGSIA; this is translated from the coding sequence ATGGTAGATCCAGTCCTAAGCTTCGCTATATCAATAGCTCTGCTCATAGGACTCCTCGTCATGAAGCAAGAAGTTCATATAGCTGTTTTAGCCTCAACAATATCTTTTGGGATCCTTACACTCGGAATATCCTTCCTAGAATCGACTTTCAAGGGGATATTCTCGAGGAGCACTCTCTCCTTAGTAACAGCTTTCTCATCCGCCCTCTTCCTCTCCTATATGATGAAAGTCAGCGGGATCCTGGATAGGATCACTGACTTTGCCGTCAGCCTGGGCCCCAGATTCGCATCCATATTCATCCCCATTCTAATAGGCTTGATACCCATGCCCGGAGGGGCTCTGGTCTCAGCTATGATGATGAAGGAGCATTACATGGAGAGGCAGAAGCTGGATAGCGACTTCGCTACTTTCATAAATTACTGGTTCAGGCACGTTACAATTCCAGTATGGCCCGTCTTCCAATCGATAATAATAGCGTCCGTCATACTCAAGACATCGGTGGTCAGGATAATAGAGGCCACATATCCAGCTGCAATAGCTTCTTACGTCGCTGGCTTCCTCATATTCGCCCTTGGCATCAGGAAATATGAGAACTCGTTCGAGAGAGGCAATGCGAGTTACAGGGCTTTAGTCAATCTTTGGCCCTTCTTACTCATAATAGCGCTCATATTCTTGATTAAGCTTCCAGTGGACATCTCCCTCCTGATCTCAGCGATATTAGTGACTATTTACACTAGGCCCTCGAGGAAGGAGGTGAGGGAGGGGTTGAAGTTCGCCCTCTCATTCAAGATACTTGCAGTAGTCATAGCGGTCACTATGTTCACTCAGTACGTCTACGATAGTAAAGCTGCCCTGGCCCTCTACAACTTCATGCTAGCTAGGAACATACCGGCCCTCCCCCTCTGCTTCCTCATAACTTTCATAATAGGAGTGACTACGGCGGGGGAGTACGTTTACACGGGGACTGCTTTCCCATTGCTCAGCGAGATAATAGGGACTTCCTCAAACATAAAGGATATCTTCCTTCTGATGAGTTACACCGGCGGTTACCTTGGAGTAATGCTATCACCGGTTCACTTGTGCCTCGTCCTGACCCTGGAGTATTATAAGGCGAGGTACTCTGGAGTTTACAAGTACTTAGTGCCGGCAGTGGTCATAAGCCTGGTGCTCACATTTCTCCTATCCTTACTGGGGTCGATAGCTTGA